The nucleotide window ACAATTTAAAGTATGTATCTAAAGATGCAAACGAAAAGCTAAAACAAAAACTAACAAGCATCAGCTCTTTTACAGGTGATACTATTCATCAACTAAGAGACACAATTTGGGCAATGAATAAAAGTACAATATCTGTAGAAGATTTACATTCACGCATTTTATCATTTATAGAAAAAGCAAAAGCATCTGTACCAACTATTAATTTTAATATTTCTTATGATATTGATGCAAATAAAAGTTTTCCTTCAATTGTAGGTATGAATGTTTTTAGAGTGATACAAGAGGCCATTAATAATGCTTTAAAATATGCTGAGGCCTCAACAATTGATGTTCAACTTACCAAAAAAGAAAATTATTTTGTGATTACAATTTTAGATAATGGTATAGGTTTTAACCTTAAATCTGTTACACTTGGCAATGGTTTAAGTAATATGGAAAAAAGAATGGGTGAAATTGATGGTACAATTATTATTAATTCTGAACTTGAAAAAGGTACAGAAATCACTTTAAAGATTCCATTAGAAAGCACTTTAGACAGTGTTTAATTTATAAAACAAAACTATTATGAGTTTGAAAATTTGCATTGCAGAAGATAATTACTTTTTAACAAAAGCTATTAAAGAAAAACTGTCTTTTTTTGATGATATTTCTATAAAATATAATGCTAATAATGGTGCTGAGTTAATTGGAAAATTAGAAGAAAACCACAACATAGATGTTGTTTTAATGGACATACAAATGCCAGAAATGGATGGTATTAAAGCAACAGAAATCGTTAAAAATAAATACCCTCAAATAAAAGTAATTATGTTAACTGTAGTAGATGATGATGAGTATATTTTTAACGCAATTAAAGCAGGTGCAAATGGCTATTTATTAAAAGAAATAGATGCAGAAAATCTGTATAAAAGTATTATTGAAGTTACTAAAGGTGGTGCACCAATGACACCAAGTATTGCTTTAAAAACTTTAAATTTATTGAGAAACCCTACAATTGCTAACACCCAAAAAGAAGAAACAGAAACTATTAAATTAACCAAAAGAGAAACTGAAATTTTAATACAATTAAGTAAAGGATTAAATTACAATAGTATTTCAGATAATTTAATAATATCACCTTCTACAGTTCGTAAACACATAGAAAATATCTATAAAAAATTACAAGTTCACAGTAAAATGGAAGCTGTAATGAAAGCGCAAAAAAGAAATTTAATCTAGTCTTCTAAATGTTGAGCCACATTTTGCCAAGGACCACCATTAATAACATCTAAACCATTTTGCTTTAAAAACTGTGTTGCTTGTCCACTTCTACCTCCACTTCTACACACAGTAATAATTGGTTTTTCCCAAGCTTTTATTTGATCTATTTCTGTTGGAATTAAATTTAATACAATATGTTTTGCAGATGGTATATGGCCTTCATCCCATTCCATTTGTGTTCTAACATCTAAAATAATTGCATCTTTTCCTAAATAATCTTTAATTTCATCACTCATATTTTTCCTTTTAAAAATGTCAAATAAACCCACGTTATTTTGTTTAAAGTTGATGCAAATTTAAACCATTTTCAATAAGGCTAGTGTAACTTTTGTTACTTTTTAAAGTTTGTAGTGCTTCTAAAATGGCATTTTTAATATCATAATTGTTATCTAAAGCCAATTCATAAAGTTCTAGTTGTAACAACCAATCCTTAGGAAAATCACTTTTTAATTGATGATAAATTGTGGCAATTTTTTCTTCGGTAACCGTTTTTTCTTCACGCATTTTTCTTACTAATGCATAAAGTTTATATAACTGTTTTTCTGCATCAGAATAAATAATTTTATGGGTTTTAGTCTCAGATACTTTTCCTAAACCATCAAAAGAATCTACATCTGCAGGTCCTGCATAAGCAGAAATTATAGAAGAACCAACAGCCATATCATATAAACCCCAATCTGGTTGAAATAAGATTTCATCTTTATAAGTAACTGTGCATTCATCAAAAGTGATGATAAGTATTTTACCTCTTAAATCTCTAGTTCCTGTAATAGCTCTACCTTTTAAAACAATACCACTCTCGAATTCTAAAGTCATAAATTCACCTTCATAAATTCCATAAGCTTTTAAATCTCTAGGGCTCATATCTTCAATAGGTAAATTAATGCCTTTTAACTTTCCAATTGGACTTCCAAATCCATTTTGATGCACAGCAGTTCCATGCCCAATTAATTCTTTGTCTCTATTAGCTAAAGCTGTTGCTCCTTTTGTTTGAAAGTAAGCAACCTTGTTATTTTTAAACTGAATTACTTTATCAAAAACTCCAGAAATTTGAATTCCTGTGGTTAATTCAATAGTTCCTAAGTTTTGCGAATCTATAAGTTTTTGAACTCCATTTAAGCCACCTTTTCTAAGCGCCATTGTATTTGCAAATTCGTCTAAAACTAAACTTAAATATGCAAAATCTGGAGTAACAAATAATTGTGGTTGTGGTTTTGTAATATCAAAATTCTTGGTTGCTGCTTCTATAGAATATTTTACTTTTTCTACTTTGTCTTGCATGCACCAAGCACTTTCACCTATAGACGATAAAAGCCCTGCTCCATAAATTTTTGGGTTTTCTAATGTCCCAATTAAACCATACTCCACTGTCCACCAATGTAAATTACGAATCATAGCCATTTCAGACAATTCACCCATATTATCTTGTAACCATTCCACTTTTTCTTCTGCTTCTTCAATTTGTTTCTGGTTCGAATTTGGGTTTTCTTTTAAGATAGATAAAAGTCTGATTGCCTCATACATTTCATAGTCTTTGGCAGAAGAAATGGCTTTGCTACCAATTTCTCCAAAACGTCTTAAATACTCTGAATATTCAGGATTAGCGATAATAGGTGCATGACCTGCAGCCTCATGAATTATATCTGGTGCAGGTGTATATTCAATATGATTTATGGTTCTCATATCTGAAGCAATCACCAAAACATTGTAGGCTTGAAACTCCATAAATGCATTTGGTGGTATAAAACCATCTACAGAAACAGCTGCCCAGCCAATTTCTTTTAAGATTCTATTCATACCTTCCATTCTTGGAATGTTTTCTGTAGAAATACCCGTTTTTTCTAAACCAGGAATGTAAGATTTATGTGCAACTTTACTTAAATAATCTACATTCATACGCATCACATATCTCCAAACTGCTTGGTTTTGTGGTGTGTATTCTTCATAAGGTTGCTGTACAACAAATTTGTGTAAATGTTTAGGTAACTTTTTAGTTACATTGTTCATTTCAAAGTGTGAATCCATTACAAAAATCTCTTATAATTTACCTTGTAAAATTACGATTTTTACAATGAATGATGAATTTATTTGATGTTAAAAATTAATATGAAAAAGATTATTCTGTTTAATTACGATATCAATAATTGTAACAAAACCATTAAAATCCCTACTTATCTATATAAAGAGATATAATTATGGGTTTTGGAGGTTCTGCAGCAGCAATGATTACTAGTTTAAAAAACAACAAGAGAAATCGTGTGTCTACTTTTGAAAAACTAAAAAATCACAAAAAAGGGAATTCCATTAAAGTTTCTTTCCGTAAAAAAGCCAGTAAAAACCAGCTTAAAAAAATTAGAGAAAAACTTCAAGCAGAAAACAAACAAAAACGAAGACGAAATATCATATTTCTTACAGTTGGAATCTTAATTATTATTTACGCTATCGGTTTCGTAAAATTTTAAAATACTCTCTAAAATCTTTCTTATTTTTACGTTATAAATCAACAACATGAACAAGAAAGTAATCTTAATGATACTAGATGGTTGGGGTATAACACAAGACCCAAAAGTTTCTGCCATTTACAATGCAAACACACCTTATATTAATGCACTTTATGACAAATATCCTCATGCAGAATTAAGAACTGATGGAGAGCATGTTGGATTACCTGAAGGACAAATGGGTAATTCTGAAGTGGGCCACATGAATTTAGGTGCAGGTAGAATTGTATATCAAAACTTAGCTAGAATCAATAAAGCTGTTGAAGAAAAAACGTTAGGCCAAGAAAAAGTATTGTTAGATACCTTTGCTTACGCTAAAGAAAACAACAAAAATGTGCATTTGTTAGGTTTAGTTTCAAATGGGGGTATTCATGCTCACATCAACCATTTAAAAGGAATTTTAGATGTAGCTAAAGAAAATAATGTTGATAATGTTTTTCTTCATGCTTTTACAGATGGTAGAGATTGTGATCCAAAATCTGGAGCTTATTTTATCAATGATATAGAAGAATACATGGCTGAAACCACAGGTGAATTAGCTACGGTTACTGGGCGTTATTATGCTATGGACAGAGATAACAGATGGGAAAGAGTAAGCGAAGCTTATCATGGAGTAGTAAATGGTACAGGTACCAAAACTACTGATGCTATTGCAACCATTAAAAACAATTATGAAGATGGTTTAACAGACGAATTTCATAAACCAATTATTGTAACCAATGAAGATGGTTCTCCAAAAACAACAATAAAAGAAGGAGATGCAGTAATTTTCTTTAACTACAGAACAGATAGAGGAAGAGAATTAACAAATGCGCTTTCGCAAACAGATTTCCCTGAATTCGATATGAAAAAACTAGATTTATATTATACAACAATGACATTGTATGATGAATCGTTTTCAAATATCAACGTAATTTATAATAACGATAATATTAAAAATACCTTAGGTGAAGTTTTAGCAAATGCAGGTAAAAAACAAATAAGAATTGCTGAAACAGAGAAATATCCTCATGTTACATTCTTCTTTTCTGGAGGTCAAGAAGCACCATTTGTTGGTGAATCTAGAATATTAAGAAACTCTCCAAAAGTAGCTACCTACGATTTAAAACCAGAAATGTCTGCTTACGAATTAAAAGATGCACTTTGTGAGGATTTAGAAAAAAGTGAGGCTGATTTTGTTTGTTTAAATTTTGCAAATGGAGATATGGTTGGACATACAGGAATTATGGAAGCAGCTATAAAAGCATGTGAAGCTGTAGATGATTGTGCAAAAGCTGTAATTGAAACTGGTTTAAAAAATGGCTATTCTACTTTATTAATTGCAGATCATGGTAATTGTGAAACAATGATGAATCCTGATGGATCTCCTCATACAGCTCACACTACAAATCCAGTACCTTTTATTTTAATTGATAATGAAATAAAATCAATTAAAAGTGGTATTTTGGGTGATGTTGCTCCAACTATTTTAGAATTAATTGGAGTTGAGCAACCAAAAGAAATGACTCAAAAATCGCTATTGTAATTATGAAAAACATATCTATCTTATTATTTACCATCTTAATTTCTGCTTGTAATGCCAATAAATCTGCAGTAGAAAACAAAAAGGAAGTAAAAGAAGAAATTGAGGTTGTAGAAGAAGTTCAAGAAGTTGTTAGAAAAAAAGCAACAGCTGCAAATGCCACTAAAAACGATAGAGGATATTTAATTGGTTTTGCTAACAGAGAAGCCTTTAATGATGCCTCTTACAAATATTGGTTTGATGATAGATATAGTGAATATAAAACAGACCAAGAGCTTATTGCCAAATTAAAACCTATTATGAACGACTTTACTATTAAAGGTTTTATGGGCACTTGGTGTGGAGATAGTAAAAGAGAAACACCTCGTTTTTATAAAATTTTAGATGAAACAGGTTTTGATCAAGATTATTTTGAACTTGTAACTGTGGGTAGAAATAAAAAAACACCAGATAACTTACAAGAAGGTTTTAATATTATAAGAGTACCTACGTTTATCTTTTATAAAGATGGAGAAGAAGTAGGTCGTTTTGTAGAATATCCTAGAGAAACTTTAGAAAAAGATATTTTAAAAATACTTACAGGAGCTCCTTACAAGCACTCTTATGATAGAAGTAAATAATATAAAATCCTTATTTCTCTAAAGTGCTATTCATTCATAAATCCTAATAATTGTAGTAACTTTGCGTTTCAATTTTTTTAACATGATTAAGATTAAAACCAGAGAAGAAATAGAAATTATGCGCGAAAGTGCTTTAGTAGTTTCTAGAACATTAGGTATGCTTGCCAAAGAAGTTAAACCTGGTGTAACCACTTTATTTTTAGACAAACTTGCAGAAGATTTTATAAGAGAACAAGGTGCTATTCCTGGATTTTTAGGTTTATATGATTTTCCAAATACACTTTGTATGAGTCCAAACTCGCAGGTTGTTCACGGATTTCCAACAAAAGAACCACTAAAAGAAGGAGATATTATTTCTATAGATTGTGGAGCTTTAAAAAATGATTTTTATGGAGATCATGCCTATACTTTTGCAGTTGGAGAAATTGATGCAGATACCAAAAAACTTTTAGATGTAACTAGAGAAAGTTTATATGTTGGTATTAGAGAATTTAAAGCTGGTAATAGAGTTGGAGATGTTGGTTTTGCCATTCAAAATTTTACTGAAAAACAAGGTTATGGAGTGGTTAGAGAACTTGTTGGCCATGGTTTAGGGCGTAAAATGCATGAAGACCCAGAAATGCCAAACTATGGAAAAAGAGGAAGAGGAAAAAAGTTTGTAGAAGGAATGGTTGTAGCTATTGAACCTATGATAAATATGGGAACTCAAAAGATTAGACAACATGCAGATGGTTGGACAATTACCACTTTAGACAATAAACCTTCAGCTCATTTTGAGCACGATGTTGCTATTGTTAATGGAAAGCCAGAGCTTTTGTCTACCTTTAAATATGTGCATGAAGCGTTAGGTATAGAAACTAATGAAGAAGATGAATTTAGACAAAACCTATAAGTGTCTATCTTTAAATCCATATTAAATACAATACCAAGACCTTTATTGATAAAAGCTAGTTATGTGGTTAGACCTCTAATTGCTTTGTATTTAAAAGGTAATAAATTTACAGATCCAATAGATGGTAAATCTTTTAGAAAGTTTTTACCTTATGGATATGGAAAACAAAGAGAAAATGCACTTTCTCCATCTACATTATCTTTAGAAAGACACAGATTAATGTGGTTGTTTTTAAATGATGAAACTAACTTTTTCACTTCAACTAAAAAGCTAAAAGTTTTACATATTGCACCTGAGCAATGTTTCTTAGATATTTTTAGAAACCAGAAAAATCTAGCATATATCACTTCTGATTTAGAAAGCCCAATAGCAGATGTAAAAGCAGATATTTGCGATTTACCTTTTAAAGATAACGAGTTTGATGTCGTTTTTTGCAATCACGTATTAGAGCATATTCCTGATGATCATAAAGCAATGCAGGAGTTATATCGAGTTTTAAAAACAGGTGGTTTTGGTGTTTTTCAAATTCCTCAAGATTTAAATAGAGCAACTACCTTTGAAGATGATTCTATTACCGACAAAAAACAACGTGCAAAAATTTTTGGTCAATATGACCACGTTCGCGTTTATGGTAGAGATTATTTCAATAAATTGAGAGGAGTTGGTTTTAGAGTTGATGAAGTAGATTATACAAAAAAAATCGCTCCAGAAAAACTAGAACGATTTTGTTTAATGAAAGGAGAAATCCTTCCTGTTTGTTATAAAGACTAATTAATTACCAGAATTTTGTCTTAAAAAATCTGCCATTTTTGGTAATTTATCATCTCCTTTAATAATCATATTATCTCTTAAAATTTGATAAGCTCCAGAAGTTAATTTTCTAACTTTAGAATCTCCATTATATGAAGCTGCTTCACTTTTTGCGTCAGAAACTTTAGTACCATTTTGGTTGATCCAAAGTGTTTTATTGTTTTTAATGGCTTGATATTTATTTTGATAGAAATAACCAATATTGCTAAAATCTGCACTTGCATCTATCAAATTACCATCAATTGAACATAAGTAATACTTTAAATCATAGTTTTCTAAAGAGTATAAAGGATGAATTCCTCCTCCTAAATGACCTCCAAATGCATACCATTCTTTATTCACCTTAACTTCGCCATCTTTGTTATACTTATCAATAACATCTGCTTTCTTTAGGCCTTTTAAAACCTCTTCTTGATTTGCAACTCTTACAAACTTTTTAGCAGTTACATCATAAATTAATGGTTCTTTAGCATTATTTGGGTAAGTTACTACTCGTCCATTTCCTCTTGGTAACATTACTTTTCCATAATTTGTAGAAAGTGTACTAAAATCAGAAACTGCAGGCAACATTGTACCTACTTTTGTTGAACTATCGTAAGTAAATATTTTAGTAGGATTGTCTTTTTTATTCTTAAAGATAAAAAACCCATCAAACTGTAAAACATCTGCATATTTACCAGTATTAATAATGGTTTCACCTAAATCATTTAGTAACCCAAAAGAATTATCATCTTCAATTATTGCAAAACCATTTTTATTAAATTTATAAAGACTATCTGCTTTAATTGATAAACTTTCAGATTTTTTAGACCAAGTTGCTTTTAAAGAATCTATTCTGCGTATTTCTTTTTCTTTTCTAAGCTTCTCTTCTGTTTCCGCTTTAATTTCATTAGTAACCTCTTCAATTGTTTCTCTAATTAAGACATACTCTTCTGTGTTGTTAATATATTCTTCTGAACCTTTATTTTTTGCCAGAAGAAAGTATTGTTTAGAATAATCTTGTGCAGTTTCTAAATAATTTAGTTGCTCTTGCAGTGATTCTTGTTTATGATGTACTTCATAATATATTTTAGAGCCTAAATGTGCAATTTTACGATCTACAATAGTATCTGTAAATTTCATTGCTTTATTAAAATAGGTTAAAGCAGTTTCATAATCTATACTTATTTCTATGGCTTCTTTCGCTCGCTTTAAGTAAACATTTGCAATATCCTTATTTGATTGGCTATGAGACACAAAAAAAGATAGCATAAATGCTAGGGTAAATAATTTAATTTTCATGGCATTCAATTAATTTCTGTAATTATTTTTTGGTTTTAGCAAGATAGTAAAAATAACAACTTAATAACGAACAAAATATACCTAATTATGGGTATTTGTAGAGTATTCATTCAAATTTCCTTCTTTATCAGAAAAGAGTAAAATAACCTCTATATTTTTATAATCTTTTAAAAAATCTTTAGTTTTTTCTAAACCCATAGCCATAAATGCAGTTGCATAAGCATCTACATCTGCACAATCTAAAGGTGCTATTACAGAAGCACTTAAAAGGTTACTCTCTGTTGCTAAACCAGTTTTAGGGTTTATAGTATGCACATACTTTTCTCCTGCGTCTGTAACCTTGAACTTTCTATAGTTCCCAGAAGTTGCCATAGATTTACCAGAAAGATTAATAGTTGTGTAACCTGTATTTACATCAACAGGATTTACCAATTGAATTATCCAAGATTTACCATTTTTCTTAAGACCTTTAGCCCTTATTTCTCCTCCAATTTCTACCATAAAACTGCCTAGGTTCTTAGATTCTAAAAATCTCGCAATTACGTCAATTCCAAAACCTTTGGCTATAGAATTAAAATCTAAATATACCCTTGGATGATCTTTAATTACAATCTTATTATTAATATTAACCTTTTCTAAGCCAACATATTTAAGCTCTTCAGCTATAACTTCTTTAGTTATTTCCGCTTGTTGCTTTTCTGGCCCAAAACCATAAACATTAACCAAATTACCAACTGTTGGATCAAAAAAACCATTGGTCTCTTTATAAATTCTTTTCGATTTTTCTAAAACTTCAGTAAAAATAGCATCTACTTTTACACCTTCTTCACCTCTATTAATTCTTGATATATCTGAATTTGGTATATATGTAGAAACTGAATTATTAACCACTTTAAACAAACTATCTATTTCTTTTTGATAGTTTTTTTCTCCATCTAAATAGGTTATTTTATAAGTTGTTCCAAAAACACCTCCTTTTAAAGTATAATCTTTTTTCTCTACATTTTTAGCGCATGAAAAAAGCAGAAATAAAGCTAAAAAATGACCTATTATGATTCGAAATGGCATGGTTTAAAATTTTATAACAAAAATAGGATATAAAATTTTCATAAAATGTAAGCATTCTTACTTTTTGTTTAACGATTTTGTTAAATTTGTCTGAGAATATATAATTTATAAATGATGAAAAAATTAACAGCAGTAGTAGTTTTATTTACTTTTTTAATGACTTCTTGTGTTTCGAAAAAGGAGTTTGTAGCCTTACAAACAGAGCATGCACAAGCTAAAGACGAATTATTAAAGGTAGAAACTAGTTTACAAAAATGTTTAATTGAAAAAGAAAAGCAAGACACTAAAGTTTTTGCATTGACTGAACAAGTAAAGTATCTGCAAGAAGATAAGAAAACAGCTTTAAAACAAGTAGAGAATTTAACTGTTTTAACTCAGTCTTCATCTGACAATATCAAAAATGTAATTTCACAATTGAGTGAAAAAGACAAATATATCAATGGAGTTAGAAAAGCAATGACTCAAAAAGATTCTTTAAATCTTGCTATTAAATATCACTTAACTAGAAATTTAGCAGATGGTATACAAGATAAAGACATTGAGGTTAATGTAGAAAAAACTGTAGTTTTCATTTCTATTTCAGACAAATTATTATTTAAAAGTGGTAGCTATAATGTAACTGAAAACGCATATACAGTATTAGATAAAATTGCAAAGGTTATTAAAGATCAGCCTAAAATGGAAGTTATGATTGAAGGCCATACAGATACAACTCCAATTAAGAGAGATTTAATTCAAGATAACTGGGATTTATCTGCTTTAAGAGCTACTTCTATTACAAGAATTTTACAATATAAATTTGGTGTAAAACCAGAGCGTTTAATAGCTGCTGGTAGAAGTCAGTATATTCCATTAGCACCAAATGATACTGCAGAAAACAAAGCAAAAAACAGAAGAACAAAAATTATTATTATGCCTAAATTAAATCAATTCTTTGATTTATTAGAGCAAGATTCTGAATAATTCTTTTCTTTAAAAATTATAAAAAACCAACTCAATTGAGTTGGTTTTTTTAGTTTTGAATAATTCACAGTACAAATTACTATCTAATGATACATCTAATTGTAGGAAATACTGGCTCTGGTAAAACTACCTATTCTAACAAATTAAAAGCAAAAACTAATGGAATTATATTTTCTATAGATTATTGGAACAAGACATTATTTCTAGCTGATAAAAAACCTGATGATGGATTAGATTGGTTTCTGGAACGAATTGAAAGGGCTGAAGAAATGATTCTAAGTTTGGTGCATCAACTAGAAGAAGCAAATACAGTTTCTATATTAGATTTAGGTCTTTCTAAGTTTGAACATCGAGAAAAGTTTAGAAAATTTGCTGCAAAAAATGATTATGAATTAAAGTTACACTTCTTAGACATAACTAAGGAAACAAGACTTCTAAGAGTCTTACAAAGAAATGAAGAAAAAGGAGAAACTTATCAATTTGAAGTAACTCAAGAAAACTTTGATTTTATGGAAACTTGGTTTGAAAAACCCAATTCAAATGAAATGATTGATGGAATTATCCTCAAGGAGTAAAATCGAAAAATACTACAATAACTTTAAAAAGTCTTCAAAAGCTACATAGTAAGGCTGATCTTTAAAAACAGGACTTTCTACACTCTCTGCATTTGCAATTCCAACTCCTGCAAACCAAACTTTTGCATTTTGCTTTTTTGCATGATTAAGAAATGTTTCCATCCAAATTGTATCATACTCATTTGGGTTTTGTAGGTTTTTGGTAGCTTTTACCAAAACAAAAATTGTAGGTTCTCCCTTCTTAAAAAGTACAAACTGTGGATGTCTTTTTAATTGACTATTGATAGCTTGAAACTCATAACCCATTTCTGTAAGTTTTTCACCTACAATATTCATGGCCAAATTATGCAATTCTTGTGCTGTTAAAATCTGCATTACTTCTTTTTATTTCGTCTATTGTAATTTTTATCACCTCTAGTTTTAGGCTTTTTATACTTTTTCGCTATTTCTCTTCTGTACGAACCTCCTAAATTAACCTTACTATTCTTTTCACTTTTTTCATGAAAAGCTGGGCCAGGAACATATTCTAAACCAGTTCTGTTTTTAGATTGTTCTCTATCTTCTCTTGGGCGTTCATCTTCTGTTAATTGATTCGAAATTTCAACTTCTTCTGGCAGTTCCAAAACAGGAATTTTATAATCCATTAAAGTTTCTATTTCTTCTTTTGCCTCTTGCTCTTTTGCTGTAGATAATAAAATGGTTTTACCTGCTTTTTCAGCTCTACCTGTTCTACCAATTCTGTGCATATAGTTTTCAGGAAAGTCTGGCGTATCAAAATTAATAACATGACTTACGTTATCAAAATCTAAACCACGAGCCATAACATCTGTAGCTACTAAAATTCGATTGTTACCTTCATCAAACTGACGAATTGAACGTATTCTATAATTTTGAGTTTTATTGGAATGTATTACACAAGTTTCGCTACCAAAAACTTCTTCTAAATGCTTAAACAAATAATCTGCTGTTCTTTTAAAACCAACAAATATTAATACTTTATTATAAGTTTCTTTATCACTCAAAAGGTGATTTAATAAATTAACTTTGGTAAAAAAGTTAGGCACATTGTAAGAAATCTGCTCAATATTATCTAAAGGTGTTCCACTAACTGCAATAGATATTTTCTGCGGATTTTTAAAGAAATCGTAAATTAACTCATCTACATCCTCTGTCATTGTTGCAGAAAAAAGCACGTTTTGTCTTCTTTCTGGTAGAATATCAAAAATATTCATTAATTGAAAACGAAAACCCAAATCTAACATTACATCTACCTCATCAATTACCAATTTCTGAATAGATTTTAGTTTTAAAGCATTGCTTAAACCTAAATCATACAAACGTCCAGGAGTTGCAACAATAATATCTTGACCCTGTAAAATTGCTTGTTTTTGAGTGTTGATATTTGCACCTCCATAAACACCCAAAACACGTGTATTTATGTATTTTGATAGTTTTTCAATTTCATCAACAACTTGCAAAACCAATTCACGGGTTGGAACTAAAACTAACACTCTTGGATGCTTTTGGTTAGAAAATTTCAAATCGCGCAAAATTGGCATCATATAAGCAAATGTTTTACCTGTACCTGTTTGTGCAATTCCTACAACATCTTTACCAGATCTAACCACAGAAAATGCTTGCTCTTGAATTGGTGTTGGGTTTTCGAAACCTAAATCTTCAATAGCATATTGTAGCTGGTTAGATAAGTCTAATTCTTTAAAAGTCATATTATGAAATTTCTGCAAAGATACAGTTTATAAATAGCAATTCTTTTCATTTTATACGCTTGAATATTCTTAATTTTGTTGATGAAAATTAAACGCATTTCATGATTACAGATACACACACGCATTTATATTCAGAGCAATTTAATGAAGATAGACAGGCTATGATTCAACGTGCTAAAGATGCAGGTGTTTCTCGCTTTTTTATACCTGCAATAGATTCATCTTACACAAAGAGCATGATGTCTTTAGAAAAAGAAAATCCTGATGATGTGTTTCTAATGATGGGTTTACACCCAACTTCTGTAAAAGAAAATTATTTAGAAGAATTAGCTCATGTAAAAGAATGGATTGATCAAAGAGACTTCTATGCAATTGGTGAAATTGGTATTGATTTATATTGGGATAAAAGCTTTTTACAACAGCAACAAGAAGCCTTTAGAACTCAAATAAAATGGGCTAAAGAAAAAAAGCTACCTATTGTAATTCATTGTAGAGATGCTTTTGATGAAATTTTTGAAGTTTTAGA belongs to Polaribacter dokdonensis and includes:
- a CDS encoding response regulator transcription factor, with the translated sequence MSLKICIAEDNYFLTKAIKEKLSFFDDISIKYNANNGAELIGKLEENHNIDVVLMDIQMPEMDGIKATEIVKNKYPQIKVIMLTVVDDDEYIFNAIKAGANGYLLKEIDAENLYKSIIEVTKGGAPMTPSIALKTLNLLRNPTIANTQKEETETIKLTKRETEILIQLSKGLNYNSISDNLIISPSTVRKHIENIYKKLQVHSKMEAVMKAQKRNLI
- a CDS encoding rhodanese-like domain-containing protein, which codes for MSDEIKDYLGKDAIILDVRTQMEWDEGHIPSAKHIVLNLIPTEIDQIKAWEKPIITVCRSGGRSGQATQFLKQNGLDVINGGPWQNVAQHLED
- a CDS encoding aromatic amino acid hydroxylase, giving the protein MDSHFEMNNVTKKLPKHLHKFVVQQPYEEYTPQNQAVWRYVMRMNVDYLSKVAHKSYIPGLEKTGISTENIPRMEGMNRILKEIGWAAVSVDGFIPPNAFMEFQAYNVLVIASDMRTINHIEYTPAPDIIHEAAGHAPIIANPEYSEYLRRFGEIGSKAISSAKDYEMYEAIRLLSILKENPNSNQKQIEEAEEKVEWLQDNMGELSEMAMIRNLHWWTVEYGLIGTLENPKIYGAGLLSSIGESAWCMQDKVEKVKYSIEAATKNFDITKPQPQLFVTPDFAYLSLVLDEFANTMALRKGGLNGVQKLIDSQNLGTIELTTGIQISGVFDKVIQFKNNKVAYFQTKGATALANRDKELIGHGTAVHQNGFGSPIGKLKGINLPIEDMSPRDLKAYGIYEGEFMTLEFESGIVLKGRAITGTRDLRGKILIITFDECTVTYKDEILFQPDWGLYDMAVGSSIISAYAGPADVDSFDGLGKVSETKTHKIIYSDAEKQLYKLYALVRKMREEKTVTEEKIATIYHQLKSDFPKDWLLQLELYELALDNNYDIKNAILEALQTLKSNKSYTSLIENGLNLHQL
- the gpmI gene encoding 2,3-bisphosphoglycerate-independent phosphoglycerate mutase — its product is MNKKVILMILDGWGITQDPKVSAIYNANTPYINALYDKYPHAELRTDGEHVGLPEGQMGNSEVGHMNLGAGRIVYQNLARINKAVEEKTLGQEKVLLDTFAYAKENNKNVHLLGLVSNGGIHAHINHLKGILDVAKENNVDNVFLHAFTDGRDCDPKSGAYFINDIEEYMAETTGELATVTGRYYAMDRDNRWERVSEAYHGVVNGTGTKTTDAIATIKNNYEDGLTDEFHKPIIVTNEDGSPKTTIKEGDAVIFFNYRTDRGRELTNALSQTDFPEFDMKKLDLYYTTMTLYDESFSNINVIYNNDNIKNTLGEVLANAGKKQIRIAETEKYPHVTFFFSGGQEAPFVGESRILRNSPKVATYDLKPEMSAYELKDALCEDLEKSEADFVCLNFANGDMVGHTGIMEAAIKACEAVDDCAKAVIETGLKNGYSTLLIADHGNCETMMNPDGSPHTAHTTNPVPFILIDNEIKSIKSGILGDVAPTILELIGVEQPKEMTQKSLL
- a CDS encoding thioredoxin family protein, giving the protein MKNISILLFTILISACNANKSAVENKKEVKEEIEVVEEVQEVVRKKATAANATKNDRGYLIGFANREAFNDASYKYWFDDRYSEYKTDQELIAKLKPIMNDFTIKGFMGTWCGDSKRETPRFYKILDETGFDQDYFELVTVGRNKKTPDNLQEGFNIIRVPTFIFYKDGEEVGRFVEYPRETLEKDILKILTGAPYKHSYDRSK
- the map gene encoding type I methionyl aminopeptidase, whose product is MIKIKTREEIEIMRESALVVSRTLGMLAKEVKPGVTTLFLDKLAEDFIREQGAIPGFLGLYDFPNTLCMSPNSQVVHGFPTKEPLKEGDIISIDCGALKNDFYGDHAYTFAVGEIDADTKKLLDVTRESLYVGIREFKAGNRVGDVGFAIQNFTEKQGYGVVRELVGHGLGRKMHEDPEMPNYGKRGRGKKFVEGMVVAIEPMINMGTQKIRQHADGWTITTLDNKPSAHFEHDVAIVNGKPELLSTFKYVHEALGIETNEEDEFRQNL